Within Sulfurimonas sp. hsl 1-7, the genomic segment ACTGACAAAGGGCTCCATAGCCTCACCCAAGTCTGAAAGACTAGAATGAAGTATCGGAAGCCAGTTTCTCAGTGTATTTGAGAGTTTGTGCTTGGTTTCAACACTTTGCGATTGCCTAAGAACTGCCAATGCCGAGCCTACAATTTAAAGTTTTCACCGAGATAGTGCGTTCGAACATCTTCGTTTTGTCCGATCTCCTCACTCGTTCCGCTTGCAAGCAGTTCACCCGATTTAATAACATACGCTCGATCACATACATCTAACGTTTCACGAACATTATGATCAGTAATAAGTACACCGATATCGTAAGAAACAAGTTGATGGATAACTTTTTGAATGTCCATAACCGCGATTGGATCAACCCCCGCAAAAGGTTCATCAAGAAGTAAAAACTTCGGATGATTTACAAGCGCACGAGCAATCTCGACACGACGACGCTCACCACCTGAAAGTGAGATACCTTTACGATAACGAATCGGCTCAATGTTGAACATATCAAGCAGTTCTAAAATACGCGCTTCCTGCGCAGCTTTGTCTTTGATCCCGACCTGTGCAGCGATCATAAGATTGTCCTCTACACTAAGGTCTTTAAAGATCGAAGCCTCTTGAGGCAGGTACCCAATCCCCTTTAAAGCTCTTTGATGCAGCGGTTGACCCGTCAACTCATCCTCATCAAAAAACACTTTTCCGTCACTTGCAGCAACAAGTCCGCAGATCATATAAAACGTAGTTGTTTTTCCAGCTCCGTTTGGTCCAAGAAGTCCGACAACTTCACCGCTTTTTACCTCTAAACTAATCCCTTTAACAATGTTAAGGTCTTTAATGCTTTTTTTTAATTCAACCGCTTTTAGCGTATGCATACAGTATACTCTCTTTTATCATCTGAAATCTTTTCTATCTCGATCGAAACTACGTCAAATCCCGCTGCATCGAGTATCTTCTCTAGCTCGTCATTACCCCACTCTATGAAGTGCAGTCCCGGCTTTTCAAGCTCTTCAAGCATCCCCAGAGCTACAAAATGATCAAGCCCTTTGTTGTAGATGTCGTAATGGTACGTATCATCTCCGTAACATTGTTGGAGCGAGAATGTAGGTGATGTTACATCATCACAAAGTCCTTTGAGTTTCGCTATAGTTTTTACTAAAGTCGTTTTTCCGGCTGCAACGTCACCTTTTAAGATCACGACACCTGCACTAAAACGGTCTAAAAACTCAGACGCGAACCCATCCAATTCCGATAATCCCAGTGTGTATGTTGTCTCTTTCATAGCCTACTCTTTCACAGCTTATTTGATATCTCAACAATCTGTTTTAATTTCTTCTTGGCACGTGCATTTGCAAGTGCTTCTCTACCCATCTCCAAACCATCTTGAATATCACGCGCAAGCCCCTCAACCATCAATGATGCTGCAGTGTTTAAAAGTACAATATCTCTTTGTGCAGTTGTTCCATTATTATTGAAGATATCAAGCATAATCTTTGCATTTTCTTTAGCTTCACCGCCTTTGATAGCCTCCAGAGGTGCTAAAGAGAGTCCATAGTTTTGCGGGTCTATTTCAAACTCTTTTATCATACCATTTTCTAAACGCGTTGCATAGGTAATATCACTAATACCTATCTCATCCATCCCCTCTTTAGAGCTTACAACCAACGCTGAAGTAGCACCGTTCATCTTTAGTGCTTCAGCCATCTTTGTCGTAAAGCTTTTATCGAATACTCCAAGCATATACTTCTTAATATCTGCCGGATTTGTTAACGGTCCTAATACATTAAAGATAGTTTTATGATCGATCGACTTTCTGATCGGCATAATAAACTTCATTGCCGGATGATGGTTTTGAGCAAACATAAAACACCAGCCCGCTTCTTCTAAAAGTCTTGCGTTTTGTTCTATACCTAAAGAGAGATTTACCCCTAAAGCCTCTAGAACATCTGCACTTCCGCTTTTTGAAGTGATTGAGCGGTTTCCGTGTTTTGCAACCATACCGCCGCATGCAGCTGTAAGTATTGAGGTTGTAGAGGAGATATTGAAACTCCCTATCTTGTCTCCGCCCGTTCCAACGATGTCGATCGCCTTATCTCTTGTCTCATCAGATATAGGAAGTTTTACAGCATGCGCTCGCATCACTTCAGTAGCCGCTGCGATCTCATCAACAGGTGTAGTTGCATCAAGAGCGATACTTTCTAAAAATTCTTTCATCTGCACATCATCCATTTGATGCTCAAACAGTTGGGTGAATTTTATTTTTGCTTCTTCATAGGTCATACTAAAGCTCCTCTACGTACTGATGTTGTAATGATTTTGGTGTTGATTTTGTTGTAGGTATTTGTAATACTTTATATTTTTTCGGCTCTTTTAAATAGTTGATTGTAATAATATTTCCAACTTCAACATTTTTACTCGCTTTTACTACGATGTCATTTATAAGCACAACACCGTTTGCTATCATATCTTGAGCGACTGATCGTCTTTTTGTAATATTTACTGCATTTAAAAATTTATCTATTCTCATGTATCTAATTTATCCAGTTCTTCGTCTATAAACTTTTTCAAGCTTTCTTGTGAAGCTCAGACCGTAGGGAGGATTTGCCTTCGCAAGAGAGCTTGAAACAAGTCGCTATTATTTCCTTCTTATTGTAGGGAAAAAAAACTAAAAGTTTCGTAAGAGTTGGAACTTTTTTTGCTATAACAATACATATCAATATATCTTGATATATAAATAGTTTCCTGCTATACTACTTTCATGGAAATATTTTTACAAACAATCGGCTCTATTAATGATGAAACGAGAATTAAAATACTCAGGTTTATCAACGAAAACGGTGAAGTGTGTGTCTGTGACATAGAAAGCTCTTTTAATATGATTCAGTCACGCATCTCAAGACATCTTAAAATTTTAAGAGACGGCGGCTTTTTAAAAGTCAGACGTGAAGGACGCTGGGCATACTACTCTATCCGCTCTCCTATAGATAAATTTAGAGAAAATGTTTTAAACGAGATCGCTTGTCTTGATCTTGAAATCCCTCAATTAAAAAAAGGTTGTGAAATTGAATAAAAAAGTTTTAATACTCTGTACAGGAAACAGTTGCCGCTCAATTATGGCAGAAGCATTGATAAATGCAAAACTCGGTGAGTGCGTAGAAGCGCAAAGTTCGGGTGTAAAAGCAAGTGGTGCGGTCAATCCACATGCTCAAGCTCTACTAGAGTCAAAAGGATACTGGAGAGATGAATACCATTCAAAAGTAATCGAGACGGTTTTAGATACTCCGTTTGATTTAGTCGTAACTGTATGTGATCATGCAAAAGAGACTTGTCCTATGTTTCCAAAAGCCGTGAAGACTATACATGTAGGTTTTGATGACCCTTCGGGTAAAGCGGTAGAAGAGTATGAAAAAACACTCAATTTAATTGAGAAAGAACTTTTACCAGTAGTGAAAGAGGAGCTGTGCTAAATGTGGTATGAGCTCTCAAAAGAATTTATTTACAATGTCGTAGGGCTCGAAGGCAAATTAGCTGATGCTACCCACTTTTTTATCTATGACACGATAAAAATTTGGTTCTTACTTCTGACAATCATTTTTGCAGTTTCGTTTTTGCGTACATGGGTAAATACCGAATATGTACGTGCCCACCTGCAAGGAAAATCTGCACTTTACGGTCATGTGGGTGCTTCACTTTTTGGAATCATAACACCGTTTTGTTCTTGTTCTGCTATACCTTTGTTTTTAGGTTTTATTCAAGCACGTATACCTATCGGGGTAACTTTTAGTTATCTGATCTCAGCACCTATGAATAATGAGATTGCCATCGCTATGCTTTTTGGTATCTTTGGCTGGCAGATTACGTCTATCTATATAGCTTTTGGTTTAACGGTCGCAATACTCGGCGGTTGGCTCATAGGAAGACTTGGAATGGAAAAAGAGGTACTGATGGATGTCAAGCCGATCGAAGGTGAACTTGAAGCTACACTGGTAAAACTCTCTTTTAAAGAGAGAGCTAAAGAAGCGTGGAATTACACATTAGATATTTTCAAAAAAATCTATCTCTATGTAATGCTTGGTGTAGGTGCAGGTGCATGGATCCACGGTTATATCCCGACAGACTTTATAGCTACATACACAGGTGAAGGAAATCCATTTGCAGTTATCGTTGCTGTACTTATGGGGATACCGATGTATTCAAATGCAGCGGGTGTAATGCCATTGGTTGAAGTACTCACAAGCAAAGGGATGCTGCTCGGGACAGCGCTAAGTTTTATGATGGCAGTAACAGCCCTTAGCCTGCCGGAAGCATTGATACTTAAAAAGATCATTTCACTCAAACTTATCGGTATCTTTTTTGCCATTGTAGGAAGTGGGATCATTGCTATCGGGTATCTATTTAATATCATTTTATAAAGGAAAAAGAATGTTTAAAGTAAACAATACACAAAACGGTGTTAAAGCATTTTTAGGCGGATTCAATGCCGAAGATGTTAATGCAAAAGTGCAAGAGTGTAAAGATGGAAACTGCAGTTGTAATTGTGACCCGCAGATGATGGAAAAAATTGAAAATATTGAAGTTTCAAGTGAAGCAAACGGAGCGAGCATTACAATTACGGGTGATGTAAAAGCCGAAGAGTTAGAACCAATGATGAAGGAGTGTTTATTATGAAAATAGAAGTATTAGGAACGGGATGTTCAAAGTGTATCCAATTAGAAGCTGTAGTAAAAGAAGCCGTTGCTAAGAGCGGTAAGTTTGTTCAGATAGAAAAAGTAGATGACATCATGAAAATCATGGAGTATCAGGTAGTAAGTACTCCGGGACTTGTAATAGATGGGAAAGTGGTAAGTACGGGTAAAGTTCTAAGTGTAGATGAAGTTCTCGCTTTAATGGAAGCATAATCTTGCAAGAAGCTGTTTTAGCCCTTCTTGAATCAAATACACTGTTAGCATTTATCGGTGCATTTGGTGCGGGCAGTATCACGGCTATTGCACCCTGCTCTCTTATCTCAGTACCTCTACTAGTAGGTAGTTCGGTAGCTCTCAATAAAGATTTAGAGGGTAAAAAGAAAGTTCTTTATACTTATGCTTTTGCCTCACTGTTTGCCCTCGGTGTTATGATAAGCTTTTCAATTTTAGGTTTTATCGTTGCAAAGTTTGGCGGCTTTTTCTCAATAGCTCCAATATGGGCATATATCTTGGCCGGATTCCTTAGTATATTAATTGGATTATACGCATGGGGTCTCTTTGGGCAAGTGAACAAATCATCAATCATGACACACCTTATAAAATACAGACTTTTTGGCGGTTTTTTAATAGGGATTATCTTTGGTTTAGTGAGTACTCCATGTGCCTCTGCTCCCCTTGTAGCTATTATCAGCGTTGCGGCAAACAGCGGGTATATATATGCTTATGGACTTATATTAACATTTGCATTGGGGCATTCAATGCTCCTTTTAATAGCAGGGGTTTCAGTAGGTTTTACGCAGAGTATTACGTCAAGTAAAGTTGTGTCACACATATCAAATTATATCAACAAAGGTTTTGCCCTTATGCTCATAGGTATAGGTATCTATTTTGCATGGCAGGCCTATTTACAGTTTTAGGAGAAAAAATGAAATTATTTTCAATACTATTATTGCTATTGAGCCTGAATGCTACGGCAGATGAGCAGATGCTCAAAGAGAGTCAATTTAAATATGTCGAAATGAGCATCGGAAAAGGGAAACCCTTCTTTTTAGAAGTTGGTGCAGAGAGCTGTCACAGTTGTGTAATTATGGGAAAGATGCTTTATAAAGTCACGCAAAAACACCCTGAATACAATATCCATTTTATCAATGTACAAAAAGAGAGAGATGCTGCTTATAAGTTAAAAGTTAGAATGATACCTACTCAAATAATTTTTGATAAAAACGGGAAAGAGGTGTATCGCCACATAGGAGTTTTCAGTACAGATGAACTGAATAAGCTGTTTCAGACTTATTCTTTTTAAATGGTTTTGAACTCTTAAAAAAGAGCTTCAAAATCCTCTTGATTTAAAGGTTTGTAGAACAGGTATCCTTGATAGAGATCACAGTCTAACTCTTCAAGGAAATCTTTTTGATATTTCTCTTCCACCCCTTCAGCGACAATAGAGAGGTTCATATTTCTAGAGATCTCTATAATACTTTTTACAAGTAAAGCTTGTTGTTCGTCATCAAGTTTTGAAACAAACGACTTGTCAATTTTCAACTCATCAATCGGCATCTCACGAAGATAACTCAAAGATGAATAACCAGTCCCAAAGTCATCCATTGAGAACTTAATACCGAAGTTTTTGAGTTTATTAATAACATCTACTATCTTTTTAAGATTATCTGATGTACTTGTCTCCGTGATCTCGAAAATAACCTGTGTTTTGAAACTATAGATATTATAGCGGTCAAAAAGTTTTTCCACCATATCTATAAAAGCGTTATCTAGAAACTGTCTCATACTGATATTTATAGAAATCTGTGCTAGTCTTATCCCGCTTCGATCCCATTTTACAAGTGCTTGTAAGGCACGTTCAAGTATATACTCTCCCAGTTCGATGATATACCCAGTATTTTCAGCTATCGGTATGAAAACATCCGGAGATACATCTCCTATCTGTTCGTTATGCCATCTTGCAAGTACTTCACACCCTATTATCTTGCCTTGTGAGTTTACTTGTGGTTGGTACTGCAGTTTTACTTCACTGTTATCAACTGCAAAATGTAAATGTCTTTCAATTTCAAGTTTCTTCTCTATAATTTTACAAAGTTCATCATTAAAAATGATGATTCCGTCGCGCCCGTTATTTTTCGCTTCATACATAGCAATGTCGGCTTCTTTTAGGAACTCGTTTGCTTGAAGTCTTGGATTGTTAATAATACTGATACCGATACTTGCACTGATAAAAAGGTGGTTATTGTCAATGATATACGAGCATTTGATAATATCTAACAACTCTTGCGCAAACTCTTTTGCATCTTCAAGACACTGTTGATTCGTATTGAATCCTCTACTTAAGATACAAAACTCATCCCCACCCAGACGTGCTACGAAATGTTTCCCCTCTCTTGCAAGTCCCGTCATTCTTTTTGAAACTTCTATGAGAAGCTGATCACCTATATCATGTCCAAGAGTATCGTTAATCGTCTTAAAGTGGTCAAGGTCAATGAGTAAAAGATACGTAAAACGGTCTTTATTCTCTTTTACGGAACTCTCTAAAACCTCAATAAAAAATCTTCTATTACCTAACCCTGTTAAATAATCATGATATGCTTGAAACCTGCTTTTTGTAAGGTATTCGTGTGTATTTTTCGCAGCATAAAGCAACACTATGCTCAACACTACCGTAAAAAATGCAAGGATATAACTATATGTAGATGCAACAAGTATAAAATAAAGTGTAATAGGCAGCATCAATGTAATTACCGTCGAGATAACCAACTTCTTTTGCGATGCCAAGATCGTAGCAGCAACAACGGTACAGCCAAGCTGTGTAGCTATTGCCATATAGTGCATATCTATAATAGTGTGCTTGACATAATAAGCGAACATAAAAGTCCAGGCAGAGAAATAAAGAAACATAAAACGGCGTACTTTGCCTAACCATATCTCTTGTTGTTCAATTGTCTCACATTTTTTGTATTGTTCGTACAGTATATATCCGTACAGTGAAACGATAAGAATTGAGAAAAACCACCACAGTTCCACTACCATACCTGTATAGATATATCCTGTAATAAGATAACCCGGAGAAGTTCCAACTAAAAGTGCGATAACAACCAAAATTTGTCGATGCATAAATTTATAAAAACTTATATTTTCATTCATTAATTTTTTCCACAATGTATAACTAATATTTATTCTATCACATTTTTATCAATACACTTTTATATTCAGGAATGTTTTTTGCATGTTACCGTCTATGTTAAGTTTATACTCAAAATCACTTTTAGAAATTATCGAAATATTAAAAGAACAAATAGATACTATTAATGAGCATGATACGATCGCTTTTGAAGTCTATAATCCTGATAAAGAAAGCTCAAGTACAACTATTATTCATTCTTATAAAACATGGGTTGATCTCGCTCAGCTTTTAAAATGTAAGATGTTAACGCCCCAAGCTATAGATGAAGATTACGTTGTAATCCGATATAAAAAACTTTCACGTGACAGTTTTCATGCCGTAGATGCAGATAAAGAGGAAAAGTATGGAGCAGATTCTATCTTTGCACAGATAAATAAAAATGAAGAAACATCGTTTATCTACCACTATGCCCAAGCGCTGAAAAATGTAAAGCTCGATCAAAGAGTAAGAGTTTTAAATCTCGGTGTCAATAACGGTGATGAATTTGAGGTGATAGAGAAACTCTCCTCGAACTTTGAAAATATTGAACTTCTTGGAATTGATTACTGTGCATCTGCTATTGAGGATGCAAAAGAAAAGTTTCAAGGGAAAAACAATGTCAGTTTTATGCAGGCCGACATCAATGAACTGAACTCTTTAGAACTTGGAGAGTTTGACCTTATCATCAGCATAGGGACACTGCAAAGCTCAAACCTCAATCTCAACAAAACGTTTATGTCGATCGTGCAAAATCAGCTCAGCACTGAGGGTGCACTTATCTTGGCGTTTCCAAACTGCCGCTGGATTGACGGGGAGATGATATACGGAGCTATGATGCGCAACTATAACTACTCAGAGATGTCAAATCTTTATAAAGATGTAGTGTTTTGTAAAAAGTATCTCCAACAAAAGAAATTTCGTGTTACCATAACGGGAAAGGATTATATCTTTTTAACAGCTACATCAATTAGGAAGTGATATGAAAAGTTATATGTTTTTCTCTGTCTTATCAATTTTATTTGTATCGCTTCACTCGTTGTTCTACCTGAGAGTGATCAGAAGACTGCTTGTAAGTTCGCAAGTTAAAAAGGCTCTGACATCTCTGCTTGTTCTAAACTTTTTACTCAACCTCTCCTACTTCTTCATACGATACAGTGATCTGCTCCCTTATGAGCTTTTATATCTCTCTTCGACATCAATAGGAGTTACTTTTGTCTTACTTTTGTATCTCATCTTGCATGAAGTGCTCAATATTTTTCACTTCTCACTCAAAAAGGTGCAACGCTCAAAAAGGGAGTTTATTAAAAAAACCGGTGACGGAGCCCTACTCGCTCTTGCAACTTCTTATGTAACTGCGGGGGTATATGAGGGGAGTAAAGAACCTGTTATCAATGTAGTAAAAGCAAATCTTTTTGATTTTTCTATAGTTCAGATCAGTGATCTGCATATCGGAGGACTTATAGATAAAGAGTATGTAAAAGAGAGTGTTATAAAGATAAATACTTTAAACCCTGATCTCGTTATGATCACGGGTGATCTGGTCGATACCGAGATAGAATCTATCGCAGAAATAATCGTAGAGTTAAACAACATCGAATCTAAGTATGGAATCTACATGGTTTTAGGGAATCACGAATATTTTCACAACCCTTATAAGATCATAGATTTCATCAAAACACGAACAAAGGTCAAACTACTCCTAAACGAATCCGTTACAATCGAAGCACTCAAAGTAAATATAGTGGGTGTAAATGATCTTTTTGGATATAGAACAGGTATTTTAGCACCTAACTTTGCCAAAGCATTTAGTCAGGTAGATAAAAACTATCCATCTATCCTGCTCTCACACCAACCAAAATCGTTAGAGCTCCTTGGTTCACATAAACCAAAACTCATACTAAGCGGTCATACCCATGGGGGACAAATCTGGCCTTTTAACCATCTGGTGATGTTGCAGCAGCCATACCTTAAAGGGTTACACACTTTAGATTACGGCGGTAAGATCTATGTAAATTCGGGCATAGGATTTTGGGGTCCCCCTATGCGTCTGGGTTCTCAAGCCGAAATCGCATATATTATTTAGTGTAACTTCTAACTTTCAACACGATCACGTCCGGCTTCTTTTGCTCTGTAAAGAGCTTCATCAGACTCTCTTAATAGTTGTAATAGAGTTTTATCTCCTTGCAGTTCTGCAACCCCAATACTTACTGTAAAAGAGATACTCTCCCCTTTATTGTTTATGTATTGTAAAGCTCTTATCTCTTTTAAAATTTTTTCAGCAAATAAAAGAGCACCTTCATGGGTAGTATTTTGTAAACATATGACAAACTCTTCCCCGCCGATACGACCGAAAATATCACTCTCTCTTAAAAGTGAACCTATTTTATCGGCAAAAAGTTTTAGTACTTCATCCCCCACCTGATGACCGTAAGTATCGTTCACGTCTTTAAAATAATCGATATCAAGAGAGAGTAATTGAAATGGAGAGTTGTTACGTTTGGCTACTTTAAATAACTGCTCTGCTAATTCCATAAAATACCCACGGTTATGTATACCCGTCAACGCATCTGTATGTGCTAACTCTTTTAACCTATTATTCGCTTCATATAATTCCTCTGTTCTTTCATGAACTTTTCGATCAAGTTCAAGGTTTACTCTTCGAATATGTAAAAACTGAATAATACCAACAATGAGAATAGAGATAAAAACATAGATCCAAATAGCATACTTCTTCAATACATCAAAAGGTGTTATTTCAACCTTGTCATAAGGTTGTAAGTGAAGCTTTTTTAAGACCTCATGAACCGATGAATAATCGAGTGGAACTGTCCATCCTCCTATATCTGCCGCAATAGCTTCAGGGGAGTTTTCCGGCATATTGATAAGAGCAGTCATAACCTCTTTTGCAGTATTTTCAGGAACATGCTTTAGTTTTGCAAACGGCCATTCAGGATAGAGCTTTGTTGACGTTGCATAAGGGAAATCCTGATATTGTTGAGTGTTTAAAATTCTTATATTTTCGAGATCAATCTGCTTTTCTTTTGCCAAATGTTCCAAGGTATCACTTCTAACTGTCCCTATTTCTGCTTGAGAGTTTAAAACGGCATAAACTACGGCATCATGGGTATCATAAAACTTTAACTTTATGTCGTCAACATCCATGCCCCTATCGTGTAAAAGTTCATA encodes:
- the tsaE gene encoding tRNA (adenosine(37)-N6)-threonylcarbamoyltransferase complex ATPase subunit type 1 TsaE, whose protein sequence is MKETTYTLGLSELDGFASEFLDRFSAGVVILKGDVAAGKTTLVKTIAKLKGLCDDVTSPTFSLQQCYGDDTYHYDIYNKGLDHFVALGMLEELEKPGLHFIEWGNDELEKILDAAGFDVVSIEIEKISDDKREYTVCIR
- a CDS encoding permease, which encodes MWYELSKEFIYNVVGLEGKLADATHFFIYDTIKIWFLLLTIIFAVSFLRTWVNTEYVRAHLQGKSALYGHVGASLFGIITPFCSCSAIPLFLGFIQARIPIGVTFSYLISAPMNNEIAIAMLFGIFGWQITSIYIAFGLTVAILGGWLIGRLGMEKEVLMDVKPIEGELEATLVKLSFKERAKEAWNYTLDIFKKIYLYVMLGVGAGAWIHGYIPTDFIATYTGEGNPFAVIVAVLMGIPMYSNAAGVMPLVEVLTSKGMLLGTALSFMMAVTALSLPEALILKKIISLKLIGIFFAIVGSGIIAIGYLFNIIL
- the lptB gene encoding LPS export ABC transporter ATP-binding protein, producing the protein MHTLKAVELKKSIKDLNIVKGISLEVKSGEVVGLLGPNGAGKTTTFYMICGLVAASDGKVFFDEDELTGQPLHQRALKGIGYLPQEASIFKDLSVEDNLMIAAQVGIKDKAAQEARILELLDMFNIEPIRYRKGISLSGGERRRVEIARALVNHPKFLLLDEPFAGVDPIAVMDIQKVIHQLVSYDIGVLITDHNVRETLDVCDRAYVIKSGELLASGTSEEIGQNEDVRTHYLGENFKL
- a CDS encoding EAL domain-containing protein, which encodes MNENISFYKFMHRQILVVIALLVGTSPGYLITGYIYTGMVVELWWFFSILIVSLYGYILYEQYKKCETIEQQEIWLGKVRRFMFLYFSAWTFMFAYYVKHTIIDMHYMAIATQLGCTVVAATILASQKKLVISTVITLMLPITLYFILVASTYSYILAFFTVVLSIVLLYAAKNTHEYLTKSRFQAYHDYLTGLGNRRFFIEVLESSVKENKDRFTYLLLIDLDHFKTINDTLGHDIGDQLLIEVSKRMTGLAREGKHFVARLGGDEFCILSRGFNTNQQCLEDAKEFAQELLDIIKCSYIIDNNHLFISASIGISIINNPRLQANEFLKEADIAMYEAKNNGRDGIIIFNDELCKIIEKKLEIERHLHFAVDNSEVKLQYQPQVNSQGKIIGCEVLARWHNEQIGDVSPDVFIPIAENTGYIIELGEYILERALQALVKWDRSGIRLAQISINISMRQFLDNAFIDMVEKLFDRYNIYSFKTQVIFEITETSTSDNLKKIVDVINKLKNFGIKFSMDDFGTGYSSLSYLREMPIDELKIDKSFVSKLDDEQQALLVKSIIEISRNMNLSIVAEGVEEKYQKDFLEELDCDLYQGYLFYKPLNQEDFEALF
- the trpD gene encoding anthranilate phosphoribosyltransferase, whose amino-acid sequence is MTYEEAKIKFTQLFEHQMDDVQMKEFLESIALDATTPVDEIAAATEVMRAHAVKLPISDETRDKAIDIVGTGGDKIGSFNISSTTSILTAACGGMVAKHGNRSITSKSGSADVLEALGVNLSLGIEQNARLLEEAGWCFMFAQNHHPAMKFIMPIRKSIDHKTIFNVLGPLTNPADIKKYMLGVFDKSFTTKMAEALKMNGATSALVVSSKEGMDEIGISDITYATRLENGMIKEFEIDPQNYGLSLAPLEAIKGGEAKENAKIMLDIFNNNGTTAQRDIVLLNTAASLMVEGLARDIQDGLEMGREALANARAKKKLKQIVEISNKL
- a CDS encoding arsenate reductase ArsC, with protein sequence MNKKVLILCTGNSCRSIMAEALINAKLGECVEAQSSGVKASGAVNPHAQALLESKGYWRDEYHSKVIETVLDTPFDLVVTVCDHAKETCPMFPKAVKTIHVGFDDPSGKAVEEYEKTLNLIEKELLPVVKEELC
- a CDS encoding cytochrome c biogenesis CcdA family protein, translating into MQEAVLALLESNTLLAFIGAFGAGSITAIAPCSLISVPLLVGSSVALNKDLEGKKKVLYTYAFASLFALGVMISFSILGFIVAKFGGFFSIAPIWAYILAGFLSILIGLYAWGLFGQVNKSSIMTHLIKYRLFGGFLIGIIFGLVSTPCASAPLVAIISVAANSGYIYAYGLILTFALGHSMLLLIAGVSVGFTQSITSSKVVSHISNYINKGFALMLIGIGIYFAWQAYLQF
- a CDS encoding RNA-binding S4 domain-containing protein; the encoded protein is MRIDKFLNAVNITKRRSVAQDMIANGVVLINDIVVKASKNVEVGNIITINYLKEPKKYKVLQIPTTKSTPKSLQHQYVEEL
- a CDS encoding metallophosphoesterase, producing the protein MKSYMFFSVLSILFVSLHSLFYLRVIRRLLVSSQVKKALTSLLVLNFLLNLSYFFIRYSDLLPYELLYLSSTSIGVTFVLLLYLILHEVLNIFHFSLKKVQRSKREFIKKTGDGALLALATSYVTAGVYEGSKEPVINVVKANLFDFSIVQISDLHIGGLIDKEYVKESVIKINTLNPDLVMITGDLVDTEIESIAEIIVELNNIESKYGIYMVLGNHEYFHNPYKIIDFIKTRTKVKLLLNESVTIEALKVNIVGVNDLFGYRTGILAPNFAKAFSQVDKNYPSILLSHQPKSLELLGSHKPKLILSGHTHGGQIWPFNHLVMLQQPYLKGLHTLDYGGKIYVNSGIGFWGPPMRLGSQAEIAYII
- a CDS encoding ArsR/SmtB family transcription factor is translated as MEIFLQTIGSINDETRIKILRFINENGEVCVCDIESSFNMIQSRISRHLKILRDGGFLKVRREGRWAYYSIRSPIDKFRENVLNEIACLDLEIPQLKKGCEIE
- a CDS encoding thioredoxin family protein, which gives rise to MKLFSILLLLLSLNATADEQMLKESQFKYVEMSIGKGKPFFLEVGAESCHSCVIMGKMLYKVTQKHPEYNIHFINVQKERDAAYKLKVRMIPTQIIFDKNGKEVYRHIGVFSTDELNKLFQTYSF
- a CDS encoding thioredoxin family protein — encoded protein: MKIEVLGTGCSKCIQLEAVVKEAVAKSGKFVQIEKVDDIMKIMEYQVVSTPGLVIDGKVVSTGKVLSVDEVLALMEA
- a CDS encoding methyltransferase domain-containing protein, translating into MLPSMLSLYSKSLLEIIEILKEQIDTINEHDTIAFEVYNPDKESSSTTIIHSYKTWVDLAQLLKCKMLTPQAIDEDYVVIRYKKLSRDSFHAVDADKEEKYGADSIFAQINKNEETSFIYHYAQALKNVKLDQRVRVLNLGVNNGDEFEVIEKLSSNFENIELLGIDYCASAIEDAKEKFQGKNNVSFMQADINELNSLELGEFDLIISIGTLQSSNLNLNKTFMSIVQNQLSTEGALILAFPNCRWIDGEMIYGAMMRNYNYSEMSNLYKDVVFCKKYLQQKKFRVTITGKDYIFLTATSIRK